Genomic window (Pseudomonas azadiae):
GAAATTCTGCGTCTTGCCGGCTCTTGCATTCGGCGAAATCGGCATCGTCGCACTATTTCAAGCTGTTAGATGTCAAAAATACTTGTGATGGTCGTAGTTGCTCCAGCTTGCGTGCGGGCTGCAGGTCTCACGGTTACGGCAGTGTGCCAGGTGAGCAGTGTCTCGCGCCGCGTAGCTATGCATGAACTGAGCGCTCTGAATCGGTCAGACGTTTTTCGATACCCCCCAAATGCTGCACTTCGTTTGATTGCTATGAGGCAACTTGGGGCTTCCTTCAAAAAATCAAAAGCTGTAAAACGCGTCTGTCCGGTTAGGTCCAATTTGAGGGAAAAAGCTGAGCAGTGCGCGCATCCATCAACGTCAGCATGAATAATTCTCAAGGAATCGATGACGTCAAGGTCCCTGATGTTTTCGTGACCTGTGCCTAGGTAAGTGGGCGCAGAAAGTTTTCACAGATGTAAGTGTCAACGTAAAAGGTAAGGATCAATGAGCATTAAGTAAAAATGAAGTTCGCGCGATTAAGTTATTGATGGCAAGCAACGCAAGCTGCCTCGGTTTTTGAAAAAAGATGACCTTGCGTCGTGCTCAGCTGTCCGATGTACTGATATCCTTGTGCAGCTTAAGCTCAGCGCATTGATAGTATTCCCCGGTTGAAGGAGACTAATGGCTTTTCATCTCATCCGGGCAATGATAGGCCACTACGCCTACCCCCGCGGTGATTCGGCGCTCCATGACGAGAGAGCCATGCTGGAAAAATTGATTATCAACAGGTCCTTTTTTGACGATGGTAGGCGCGCTTTCAGACTGAGCCAGTGGCGGTTGTGGCGCGCAAATCTGATGACTTGTTCATATGCCTAACCCGCTAGCAAAGAGTGCATTGCGATGCCATTCGTCTTAGGCCTGCATGCCATGGAGCCCAGGTAATGAGAGGCCTTCCTGTCAGGATCGGAATGGACAGCGTCAAGACGCAAAAAATTGCCAACGTGCGAGCTTGCGGCAATGCTTGTGGTTTCCCGGATATCTTTGCTCTACGGACTTTTGATGCGGAACAACCTTAAAGACGGTAGAGTCTTTGGATGATTTCTGTGGGTTTGTCTCGTAGCACCTCGAAAAATGGAGTTTCGCCGGATGGGTCTCACGTTCAGTCCAGTTATTTCTTCGGGAGTTCCGGAGACCGCACGTCAGCTGTTTTGGGAGGTTTTTTTCTCCTCCAGAGGAAGGGGGGTCGACCTGCTCACCCACTTCCCTTGGATGTCTTGTGATGAGAACGTCTTTTGTGTCGAAATCAAGTCTACTGCAGGCTCCGATGAAACTATCGCTGCGTTGGTTATCAAGGCCCTGCCTATCAACCAAAATTCTTCGGTTGGACTCGTTGGGCTGGTCTGCGTGGAGGAGGCCTTACGGGGGAAGGGATTCGTGTCAAGCTTGATGGCCGCCGCTACAGATCTTGCAGTTAACAAAGGACTGGCTGCTCTGATGCTTTGGACACAGAAACCTGAAGTTTATGCTGGTAAAGGGTTTGTCACGGATGAGCGCAATCGATTTGGTTATATCGAGTGGACGCCAGATCAATGCGTCAAGTTGGATTACACAGTGCGGAACTGGCCAGATTTATCTCGGCCGAGTGAGCACGGCATTCCACCTTTCGCTACCGGGGGGCAGGTGATCTCAAGCAAGAACGCAACAATTGTTGTGCTTGTTTCCAGTGGCGGTCACAGCATAGCGGAGTGGAGTGGTAAGGAGGAAGATGTAGTTGATTTGATTATGTGCTCAATGCCCGGAAGATGCTCTCTCAACATTGGAGAAGAAAACTCTCTGATATCCGAGCTAGAAGAAAAGGGCGTGGAGTGTAATTTGGGGCCCGCCGCCGTCAGAATGGTTAACTATCTGAACTCCAGCGCTTCTGTAAAAGTACCACACATTAAATTTCTTAATCGGATCTGAAAATGTCAAAGGAAATTTCAACCATTCCTCTTGTCAAGGTGGCGATGCCTCCACGCGAGGTTTTGCTCCCTGCTCTGGAGGCTGTGTTGTACAGCGGAATGATCTCTGAAGGGGAGTACGTTTATCGTTTTGAAGATCGATTCGCAGAGATGTTCAAACTGAATAACGTGTTGGCCACTAGTAGCGGCACCGCTGCTCTACACCTAGCAATGCTGTTGTCTGGCGTAGAAGCAGGCCACGAGGTTATCACTACGTCAATGACCGCGGAGCCGACTAATACGACCATTTTGCAAATGGGGGCCATCCCTGTTTTCGCCGACGTTGATCCTCTTACCGGAAATCTAAGTCCGGTCGCAGTAGAAGCAGCAATCACAAATAGGACCCGCGCTATCTGTGTCGTGCATTACGCGGGTTACCCGGCGCGTCTAAATGAACTTAGAGAGATTGCTGATCGCCATGATCTTGCCTTGATTGAGGACTGCGCTCACGCGTTGGGCGCTGAATATAATGGTCAGCCTATTGGTTCAATCGGTGACTACGCTATTTATTCTTTTCAAGCCATCAAGCACATGACAACTGTAGATGGTGGTCTGCTGATGATGAAAGACCCTAGCCAAATGGCGGAGGCGCGCAAGTTGCGTTGGTTTGGCTTGGCTAAAGGCGTTCCTCGAACTGAAGTGGATATCACGAGGGTCGGTTACAAGTACAATATGCATAATGTCGCAGCCGTGATTGGCCTGAAGCAACTGGACGGTATTTCGCCGTTGTTGCAGCGGCACTATGAGAATGGGCGTTATTTTGACGGTGTTTTTGAAGGCGTTTCCGGCTTGTCGCCTGCGCCTGTGCAGCCCGGCGTTAAGCCCGCATATTGGCTCTATACATTACTAGCAGACGATGCAGATGAAGTGGAAAGGTTACTGGCTGCGAGGGGGGTCATGGCGTCAAAGCTGCACCGTCCGAATCACCTGCACTCTGTTTTCAAATCATTTGCTGGCCCTATGCCGGGTCTCGACGAATTCTATAAGCGTTTGATTCATATTCCGTGTGGCTGGTGGGTATCCGATGAGGACCGTGCACGAATTGTTGACACGCTAAAGCGTGGTTGAAGACGGAGGTATTTATGTCTAAGGTGTTTCCACTCTACCGTGCAGTCACTACCCCGGAAATGGAAAAGGCGGCGCTTGACATTTTGCGCTCCGGTAAGATTGCGAGTGGAGAATGGGTCGAAAAGTTTGAGCGGGGTTTAACGAACATCATTGGACTGCCTTATGTTGTATCGACGTATGACATGACAAGTGCTCTTTTTCTTGCGTTGTATTTGGCGGGGGTGAGAGAGGGCGATGAGGTCTTGACCACGGCTTTCGCATGCCTTTCCACAAACTCAGCGATTGCTCAGTTAAGGGCTACACC
Coding sequences:
- a CDS encoding GNAT family N-acetyltransferase, whose product is MGLTFSPVISSGVPETARQLFWEVFFSSRGRGVDLLTHFPWMSCDENVFCVEIKSTAGSDETIAALVIKALPINQNSSVGLVGLVCVEEALRGKGFVSSLMAAATDLAVNKGLAALMLWTQKPEVYAGKGFVTDERNRFGYIEWTPDQCVKLDYTVRNWPDLSRPSEHGIPPFATGGQVISSKNATIVVLVSSGGHSIAEWSGKEEDVVDLIMCSMPGRCSLNIGEENSLISELEEKGVECNLGPAAVRMVNYLNSSASVKVPHIKFLNRI
- a CDS encoding DegT/DnrJ/EryC1/StrS family aminotransferase encodes the protein MSKEISTIPLVKVAMPPREVLLPALEAVLYSGMISEGEYVYRFEDRFAEMFKLNNVLATSSGTAALHLAMLLSGVEAGHEVITTSMTAEPTNTTILQMGAIPVFADVDPLTGNLSPVAVEAAITNRTRAICVVHYAGYPARLNELREIADRHDLALIEDCAHALGAEYNGQPIGSIGDYAIYSFQAIKHMTTVDGGLLMMKDPSQMAEARKLRWFGLAKGVPRTEVDITRVGYKYNMHNVAAVIGLKQLDGISPLLQRHYENGRYFDGVFEGVSGLSPAPVQPGVKPAYWLYTLLADDADEVERLLAARGVMASKLHRPNHLHSVFKSFAGPMPGLDEFYKRLIHIPCGWWVSDEDRARIVDTLKRG